The Faecalibacterium sp. I3-3-89 sequence CTGTTATGGCAATGTTAGAGATCCGCGGCGTCCGCAAATCCTTCCATACATATGCAAAGCCCGGCGTCCGTCCCGGCATCTTTGGCCGTGCCCCGAAGCCGGTCAGCAGCCTTGACGTGCTGCGCGGCGTCGATCTGACGGTGGAAAAAGGCGACGTCGTCGCCATCCTCGGCCCCTCCGGCTCCGGCAAGACCACCCTGCTGCGCTGTCTCAACTTCCTCGAGACCGCCGACGCGGGCACCCTCACCTTCGACGGTGAGGCCTTCGACCTTGCCCACGCCGACCGGGCCTCCATCGCACGGCTGCGTCGGAAAACGGCCTTCGTTTTCCAGAACTATAACCTCTTCCGCAACAAGACGGCCCTCCAGAACGTCACCGAGGGCCTCATCGTTGCCCGGAAAATGCCCAAAAACGAGGCCAACGCCATCGGCATGAAGATGCTGGAAAAGGTCGGCCTCGCCGACCGGGCCGACTACTACCCCCGCCAGCTCTCGGGCGGTCAGCAGCAGCGTGTGGCCATCGCCCGTGCCCTCGCCTCCGACCCCGAGATCATCTATTTCGACGAGCCGACCAGCGCCCTCGACCCCGAGCTGACCGGCGAGGTGCTGGCTGTCATGCGGCAGCTGGCACAGGAGGGGATGACCATGCTGGTCGTCACCCATGAGATGGGCTTTGCCCGCAACGTCTCCTCCCGCACTGTCTTCATGGAGAACGGCGTCGTGGTGGAGGAAGCCCCCTCGCAGGAGTTCTTCGCCCACCCCAAAGAGGCCCGCACCCGCGAGTTCCTGCAAAAGATCTCGCATACCGAAGCCTGACGCCTCTCCCAAGCTTTTACCACAGAAAGGACTATTATTATGAAACGCAGAACCTTTATCTCCCTGATGAGTGTCATGGCTGCCGCCGGGGCCCTCTCGCTGGCTGGCTGCTCTTCCAGCAAGTCCGCTTCCTCCGCCGCTGCCAACAAGCTGGAGACCATCCAGTCCAACGGCAAGCTGGTCGTCGCGCTGGAAGGCGCATGGCAGCCCTGGAGCTTCCACGATGACAGCGACACCCTCGTCGGCTACGACGTCGAGGTCTCCCGCGCCATCGCCGAAAAGCTGGGCGTCGAGCCGGAGTATGTCGAGAGCGACTGGGACAGCCTCTTCGCCGGTCTGGACGCCGGCCGCTATGACCTCGTCTGCAACGGCGTCGAGGTCACGGAGGAGCGCGCCAAGACCTACGACTTCACCACCCCCTACGGCTACATCCACACCGCTCTCGCCGTCCGCAAGGACAACGAGGACATCAAGAGCTTTGAGGACCTCGCAGGCAAGACCACGGCTAATAGCCCTGCCTCCACCTATATGGAGCTGGCCGAGAGCTACGGCGCTACCGTGCAGGGCATCGACACGCTGGAGGAGACCATCCAGCTGCTGACTGCCGGCCGCATCGACGCCACCCTGAACGCCGACGTCTCCTTCTACGACTACCTGAATGTCCATCCGGACGCCAACTTCAAGCTGGTGGCCCAGACTGAAGAGGCCTCCCATGTCGCCATCCCCGTGCTCAAGAGTGACGACACCTCCTTCCTCGACGCCCTCAACAGCGCCATCGAAGCACTGCGTGCCGACGGCACCCTCAAGGAGCTGAGCGAAAAGTACTTCGGCGAGGACATCTCTTCCGAGAACTGATCCCGGCCCACCGGAGGCACATTACGACCTGCGCAGCA is a genomic window containing:
- a CDS encoding amino acid ABC transporter ATP-binding protein, with translation MAMLEIRGVRKSFHTYAKPGVRPGIFGRAPKPVSSLDVLRGVDLTVEKGDVVAILGPSGSGKTTLLRCLNFLETADAGTLTFDGEAFDLAHADRASIARLRRKTAFVFQNYNLFRNKTALQNVTEGLIVARKMPKNEANAIGMKMLEKVGLADRADYYPRQLSGGQQQRVAIARALASDPEIIYFDEPTSALDPELTGEVLAVMRQLAQEGMTMLVVTHEMGFARNVSSRTVFMENGVVVEEAPSQEFFAHPKEARTREFLQKISHTEA
- a CDS encoding transporter substrate-binding domain-containing protein, coding for MKRRTFISLMSVMAAAGALSLAGCSSSKSASSAAANKLETIQSNGKLVVALEGAWQPWSFHDDSDTLVGYDVEVSRAIAEKLGVEPEYVESDWDSLFAGLDAGRYDLVCNGVEVTEERAKTYDFTTPYGYIHTALAVRKDNEDIKSFEDLAGKTTANSPASTYMELAESYGATVQGIDTLEETIQLLTAGRIDATLNADVSFYDYLNVHPDANFKLVAQTEEASHVAIPVLKSDDTSFLDALNSAIEALRADGTLKELSEKYFGEDISSEN